Proteins from a genomic interval of Papaver somniferum cultivar HN1 chromosome 4, ASM357369v1, whole genome shotgun sequence:
- the LOC113274450 gene encoding uncharacterized protein LOC113274450 isoform X1: MSLDCILCDLSADLVIFIHVDKKGDRACYMCGSPDLFIRDCPVSSNQYPMLQTGDAVYQGGMPAYGPPPYWNGLQFRPFPNVYATPGMMPYGSNMGPVNPYAVHSYMLACKHPSGIGLVQPDL; the protein is encoded by the exons ATGTCACTAGATTGTATTTTGTGTGATTTATCTGCTGACTTGGTGATTTTCATTCATGTGGACAAAAAG GGTGATCGTGCTTGTTATATGTGTGGTTCTCCTGATCTTTTCATTAGAGACTGTCCAGTTTCTTCCAATCAGTATCCAATGCTTCAGACAG GGGATGCTGTTTACCAAGGAGGTATGCCAGCTTATGGACCACCTCCTTACTGGAATGGCCTCCAATTTAGACCCTTTCCAAATGTTTATGCGACTCCTGGCATGATGCCCTATGGTTCCAATATGGGCCCAGTAAATCCTTATGCAGTTCATTCATATATGCTGGCATGCAAGCACCCTA GTGGGATTGGCCTAGTGCAGCCTGATCTTTAA
- the LOC113274450 gene encoding uncharacterized protein LOC113274450 isoform X2 → MSLDCILCDLSADLVIFIHVDKKGDRACYMCGSPDLFIRDCPVSSNQYPMLQTGDAVYQGGMPAYGPPPYWNGLQFRPFPNVYATPGMMPYGSNMGPVNPYAVHSYMLACKHPRSNWC, encoded by the exons ATGTCACTAGATTGTATTTTGTGTGATTTATCTGCTGACTTGGTGATTTTCATTCATGTGGACAAAAAG GGTGATCGTGCTTGTTATATGTGTGGTTCTCCTGATCTTTTCATTAGAGACTGTCCAGTTTCTTCCAATCAGTATCCAATGCTTCAGACAG GGGATGCTGTTTACCAAGGAGGTATGCCAGCTTATGGACCACCTCCTTACTGGAATGGCCTCCAATTTAGACCCTTTCCAAATGTTTATGCGACTCCTGGCATGATGCCCTATGGTTCCAATATGGGCCCAGTAAATCCTTATGCAGTTCATTCATATATGCTGGCATGCAAGCACCCTA GAAGTAATTGGTGTTGA